One Thermodesulfobacteriota bacterium DNA window includes the following coding sequences:
- the smpB gene encoding SsrA-binding protein SmpB produces the protein MVAKKSFSEKMICKNRKAWHDYSIDEKYEAGIVLKGSEIKSCRLGKVSLKDSYAKIKNGGLFLINTHISPYEHANQFNHDPLRERKLLLHKVEIKRLIGKINERGMTLIPLSMYLKNGKAKVELGLARGKKLYDKRESIKKETEKRDLERSLRFNK, from the coding sequence ATGGTAGCAAAGAAATCATTCTCTGAAAAAATGATATGTAAAAATAGAAAGGCATGGCATGATTATTCTATTGATGAGAAATACGAAGCAGGTATTGTGCTTAAAGGCAGTGAGATAAAATCATGCAGGCTGGGAAAAGTAAGTCTAAAAGACAGCTATGCTAAGATAAAGAATGGAGGGCTGTTTTTAATAAATACACACATTTCTCCTTATGAACATGCCAATCAATTCAATCATGACCCACTCCGAGAGCGCAAGTTGCTCCTGCATAAGGTAGAAATAAAGCGGTTGATTGGAAAGATTAATGAGAGGGGGATGACTCTTATCCCTCTGAGTATGTATTTAAAAAATGGAAAGGCAAAAGTAGAACTAGGACTGGCAAGGGGCAAGAAACTCTACGATAAGAGGGAAAGCATAAAAAAGGAAACGGAAAAAAGAGATTTAGAAAGGTCATTAAGGTTCAATAAGTAA